The DNA segment TCACCTCTCAAGATGGCACTGCTTTGGGTTTTCACTTCTGCCATTGCTTTAGCACCTGCACCACTAGCAGACTGGTAAGTTGCTGCTACAATGCGTTGCACTGGTCTAACTTGATGTAATGGCCATACTGCCAAGGTCATCAAAATAGTGGTGCAGTTGGGGTTGGCAATGATGCCTTTGTGGTCGGCGGCGGCTTGGGGGTTTACCTCTGGCACAATCAGAGGAACATCTGGGTTCATACGGAAGGCGCTGGAGTTATCAATAACTACTGCACCCTTTTCAACCGCTACAGATGCCCAAGCTTTGGATGTGGAACCACCAGCGCTGGCTAAAACTATATCAACATTTTCAAAGGCGCGATCGCTCACTGCCTCTACTATTATATTTTCACCTTGAAAGGGGAGCGATCGGCCTACGCTCCTTTCTGATGCCAATAATTTTAGTTCCGCCACCGGAAAATTCCGGCTTTCCAACAATTCCAGCAACTCTGTGCCGACAGCACCAGTTGCTCCCAAAATAGCTACACGATACGTTTTAGACAAACTAAAATCCTCCTTCCTCAGAGGTTATGGTTAAGTTTTTGGTGGTCTCTTACAGATTTATAATTTATCCAGTCTTTGACAATAAGAATAATCAAATATTCAGTGCAAACTTTCCTGATTTTTAGCGATATTTCTTAAATAGGTAATCTAATTTTAAAGTTTACATAACTTTAATAAATGCAGGCTCTTACAGGAATTTCTGCTTAATTTCACCGCTTAATTAAAAAATTAACCCCATTATACAGTAAATCCCTATTGCAGAGAAAAATCTAGAGAAGAGTATGTTTTCAAGGTGATCTATAAAATTCACTCTGGGAAACAATCACACCTGTCTGTGAT comes from the Nostoc sp. PCC 7120 = FACHB-418 genome and includes:
- a CDS encoding aspartate-semialdehyde dehydrogenase; protein product: MSKTYRVAILGATGAVGTELLELLESRNFPVAELKLLASERSVGRSLPFQGENIIVEAVSDRAFENVDIVLASAGGSTSKAWASVAVEKGAVVIDNSSAFRMNPDVPLIVPEVNPQAAADHKGIIANPNCTTILMTLAVWPLHQVRPVQRIVAATYQSASGAGAKAMAEVKTQSSAILRGEEPVAEVLPYPLAFNLFPHNSPLTDSGYCEEELKMVNETRKIFGTQEIRITATCVRVPVLRAHSEAINLEFAEPFSPDEAREILSQAPGVKLLEDWGKNYFPMPIEASGRDEVLVGRIRQDISHPCGLELWLCGDQIRKGAALNAVQIAELLVEKNLLQPTKAYVAR